CAATACTACCACTCGTAGAAACGGTTGTACCTTGATATTCAAAACCCGCATCGGCTGAAAGTGCTATTTTACTACTTGCAGTAGCCGAAGACTTAATATCTGGAATTGTAAGCTGAGAGACAAATTGTATTCCGATATCTATGCTAACAGGAATTGGTAAAGGCACCGGCCCTCCCGGTGTAGGAATAAATCTAATAGGTATACTTAATGCAAAGCCAGGCAGCTCAAAACTATGACTTCCCGACTTCCCACCTGCTGCAGACATACTTAAGGTTATGTCAGCCGAAATCCCCTTATTATTAGCTTTAAACGTTTCAAGTTTTTGATTTTTGATACTTATAGATGTTTGTTGATTAGGCAATTTCACCTTCCCCTCTGCCGTAAATACAACGGTTGGACTACCACCAACTTTTTTGACCATTTGAATCTTGAATTCACAAGAATTTATTTTCCCATTTTCGAGCTGTGGGCTAATCCGAATTTTGTGGTCGATACCTCCTCTTGATATCTCAGCTTCTATGGGGCCATGAATTCGCCCATTTGAAAGGTCAACTATATTTTCACCATCCATTTTTATAGCTGCAACTTCGCTCCATTCAGGTGTAATATCCCAAGCAATTGTTCCATTCTTAATGACGTCAGTGAGAGCCGCATCTTCAGTTTTTATGACATAGTTACCACTCTTCTTTTCTAAACTACTTACCTTTCTCATCATCTTTCCACCCACAAGTATTACCTCACCTGCTTTGGGCTCTTTGCTAAAAGCACTAGCATTCATGGTGTAGACTTGAGTTGCCGTATCAATGGCTACAATTACTGTATTGTTGGGATCTTCAAGATATATGGTTTCTTCTGTGTATTCAGCCACGTAGCCTGTGCCATCTAGTCCCTTAGGATCAACAGGATCACCATCGCCACAACTAATTATGGATAAAAATAAAAATGTAAACAGTGCAATTATAACTGGCTTCATGATGTAGTTTTTTTTAAGTAAAGCTTTTCAAGCTTTATAATTAACTTAAAACTAGCACACGAAATATAGATATAGAAGACTCACACTATATAAGGACGATATGTTTTATTTTGTGGTTTTAAAAGCAAAAAAAATGGGTAGAATTCACTTTACAAAATGAATTCTACCCAAATTCGAAAGACATATTTACCGAACAAATGCCCAGTTTGTTACATCATATTTCCGTCGTCTCCGCTTAGTTGGTCGTTATTATCTACGCCCTTTTTACGACTGAATAACCTTTGCTTTGTAGCATCCATCTTTCCGAATTTGTACGAAAAGTCGAGACGAATGCTTCTTCTATAAATTCTTCTAATATCACTTTGGATAAAATAGCTGGCAGGATTCGATAAATCTTCAAACTGACTCTTGATATTTATTGATTTAGCAAATGGATTTTCAATTCCTAAACCAAAGCTACCTTTCTTATCATTAATCTCTTTTTTAACAGAAAAAGAATGGAAATAGAAACCACCTCTTGTTCCTTGCAACTCTACACTAGGAAGCGAAGCAAATCCAAAAAGAGCGGCAGTCCAATCTTTTGGGAAACTATATGAGGTATTCAAATTAAAGCTATAATTCATACCATCATTAGATATCGTTCTTGTATCCATATAAACATATGATGCATTTACACCTCCGCCAATTCTAAATTTCTGAGTTGGCATTAAGTTGAATGAAAGGTTAGAACCCACTCTCTGGTTTATCCCTATGTTACCGTAAGTAGTTTCTGTAATATCAATTCCATTCACTCGAACAACATTTCTTATCCTTTCGATGCTATTGTCAGTATAACGATTGTAGAGAGAGAAATTAATTGAATTTCTTCCGAAAAACGTACTGTACCCTAGCTCTATTTGATCCACTAGCTCAGGACGTAATGTAGGTGCACCGTACGAAATATCATTTTGATTACTGTAATCTATAAAAGGATTCAGGTATCTAATTGATGGTCTTTGAATTCGTTGGTTGTAACTAAGTTTAATTGAACTTCCTTTTTCGAATCGCTTAGAAAGCGTAGCACTTGGCAAAAAGTTGTCATAATTTGGAATATCAGCATTAGGCACATCTTTAAAATCAGCTCTAATAATAGTTTGCTCATACCTAAGCCCAATCTGTAAACCCCACTTTTTGGGTAAGCTAAGTGTAAAGGAGTTATAAGCTGCAATCACATCTTGGTCATAATCTAAAAAGTTTGATCTTAAATCACTCAATGCATATTTACCAGTTTCAGTATTGTACAAGTAAAAGTCTCCTTCTGAAGTTGCCTTTCTTAAAATACCCTTTGCTCCCATTTCCCATTTTGACTTTTCTCCTATTGGATGAACATAATCTAGTTGAAGAGTGATCTCTTGATCAATTCCTTCATTTAAGCTACTATCGGATGGGAAATTGTTTTGAATAGCAGTATAATTATTCACTCGACTACTTCTCGATAATTGAGCTGCTACACTTAATTCTTTTAATGGGTTTTCGTATTTCTTAAAAAACGTTGCGTCTAGGTCATATGAGTTTCCGTTAGAAACTTGGTCGATCAATCTCGTATTACTATAAATCGTTGCCCTGTTAGCATCTAAAAGAGTTGTAATAAGGTCACCATTTCCTCCATTTACTCTATTCCCGTTAGCCAAGCTTATTGTTAAGCTGGTTTTTTTATCAAAATCATAATCGAAAGCTAAAGAGTATCTGCCTCTTCCCCAAACCCCCTTATTACTGCTTGTTTGAGTTAAATAAGTAGGAACTTGATCAATATAGCTTTCTCTTAAATTTTCACTTTCTACTAAGAAATTATACGAATAGCGACCACTTCCGTTCAAAGTAAGTCCCCATTTCACATCTCTCAAATTCAAACTACCATTGATAGAACTACCCAAAAGACCTACTCCACCAGATACATTCCCAGTAACTCCCGCAAAGGTATTTTTCTTCAATAAAATATTTACAATTCCTGCAGTACCTTCTCCGTCGTATTTTGCACCTGGAGACGTTATTACTTCAACTGATTTAATTTGATCAGCCGGAATTTGTTTTAGTGCATCCCCTATGCTCGAAGCAAATATTGAAGAGGGTTTATTATTGATAAGAACCCTAATATTGCTACTCCCACGCATTTCTACATTACCATCCAAATCAACCGAAAGCATAGGCACTTTACGGAGAACCTCCTCAGCCGTACCTCCAGTGTTTGTAATATCCTTATCTGCATTGTATACCAATCTATCAATCTTATCTTCTACAAGAGACGCTTGCCCAGTTACAGTTACTTCATCAAGAGAAATATTATCTCCTGCAAGATTGATTTTTCCTAAGTTAAGTGATTGGTCATTGGACTTTAGGACTATACCCTCTACGTTTTTTGCTTTGTACCCAACAAAAGATAAGACCAACTTGTAAGTCCCACTTTTTAAGCCTTCAAATTTAAAACTTCCTTTATCATCCGTAAGTGTTCCATCTACGGCTTTTCCGTTTGACCATAGCCCTACAGCAGCAAATTCTACTACTGAAGTACTTACAGAATCTATGATGACTCCTGAGATTTTGGAGTTACCTACTTCGGTATTTCCCCCTCCAGCCGCACCCGCCGGTCGCTGTCCAACAACATTAAACGATAAAGCTACTAGTATAAAAAAGTAAATTATTCTCATTGTATTATTTCAAGTTATCCTTTTTCTAAGTGTCAATTGAAACTTATTGAAGTTGCATTATTCTTTAATTTAAAGACTGATAAAAAATAAAAAGGTTTCGGACATAGAGAATCCTATTAATTTTCGCCCTTATTTCATACTTGAAAGGGCAAAAATGTAACTTGCAGCTTAATTCGAAAGAAAAATAAGAATAAGGGTATTTATGAGTTTTGAGAAAGAACTAAAACGTAGGAGAACATTCGCAATTATTGCTCACCCCGATGCGGGAAAAACAACACTTACAGAAAAACTACTACTTTTTGGTGGGGCTATTCAAACAGCAGGAGCTGTTAAGTCCAATAAAATAAAAAAAACGACGACCTCCGACTTTATGGAGATCGAAAAACAGAGAGGGATATCGGTTGCAACCTCTGTAATGACATTCGAATATAAAAACCTGAAGATTAACATCTTAGATACTCCAGGTCACAAGGACTTTGCTGAGGATACCTACCGAACTTTAACTGCAGTGGATAGTGTAATTCTGGTAATTGACTGCGTAAAAGGTGTGGAGGAACAAACCGAAAGGCTAATGGAAGTTTGTCGAATGAGAGATACACCTGTGATCATTTTTGTAAATAAAATGGATCGCGAAGGTAAAGATTCATTTGATCTTCTTGATGAGCTAGAGCAAAAGCTAAACTTAAAGGTAAGACCAATTACTTGGCCTGTAAATGGAGGAAGGGATTTCAAAGGGGTGTATCACCTTCTTGAGCAAAAGATGAATTATTTTGCAGTAAATAAATCCAAAGTAGAAGACCAAATTGACACTATCCCTCTTTCTGACCCATTATTAGATACAAAAATCGGAGCTAAAGATGCCGAAACCCTTAGAGAAGATGTTGAAATGATTGAGGGAATTTATGAGCCTTTCGAAAAGGATTCTTATCTAAATGGTGAACTTGCACCAGTATTTTTTGGCTCAGCAGTAAGCAACTTTGGAGTTATGGAATTGCTTAATACTTTTTGCGACATAAGCCCTCAGCCAATCTCTAGAGAAACCAATACCAGAGTTGTTTTACCTACCGAGGACAAATTGAGTGGTTTTGTTTTTAAAATTCACGCTAACATTGATCCTCGCCATAGAGACAGAATCGCCTTTCTTAGAATTTGCTCAGGTATTTTTGAACGTGGAAAGTTTTACAGACATGTGCGGTTGAAAAAAGAGATTAGGTTCAGTAATCCATATATGTTTTTGGCTGATTCCAAAGATGTGGTAGAACAAGCTTACCCTGGCGATGTAATAGGATTATATGACACTGGAAGTTTTAAAATTGGTGACACATTGAGCGAAGGTGAAGAGTTTTACTTTACAGGAATCCCAAGTTTCTCTCCAGAACTTTTCCGTGAGGTTGTAAATATGGACCCTATGAAAAGCAAGCAATTGGATAAAGGAGTTACACAACTTTCAGAAGAAGGTGTCGCTCAGTTGTTTACTATTCAGCCTGGTAATAGAAAAATAATAGGTACTGTAGGAGAGCTTCAGTTTGAAGTTATTCAACATAGACTGGAACATGAATATGGTGCAAAGTGTCGATTTGAGGCAAAACCATACTCAAAAGCCTGCTGGTTAACCAGTCCAAACAAGGAAGCTTTAAATGAATTTATTAGATTAAAATCCAACTTTATCGCATACGACAAGGACGAAAACCCAGTTTTTCTTGCAGAAACCGATTGGATACTTAGAATGAACCAAGAGAACAATCCTGAGATTTCTTTTCACACAACTTCAGATTTCAAAGTAAAAGGTACGGATTAGTATCAGAAGTTGATTTAATAAAAATAATCTTCCCGTTTGATAAAGTTTATTGGTGAAAATTGATAATTGTTTCATAACTTCTTACAGATATAAACTGGTAAATCAATTTTGACCACAGAGATAAGACGACTTGTTGATTTAATTCTGATTGGAGCAATTGTTGCAATACCACTATTCATTTGGTATAACGACAACCCTGCTACTGCTTTACTTAACATCTTTCTCGCCCCTTTACTTTTCCTATATTATTACCATAACAGACAGAGACCTTTAGAAAAAATTGACTGGTGTGTCTTTGGGATTTTGGTGGCAATTTTGGCAACAGACATTGCGAATATCAACGCCCAAATTAACAACTCACTTATTTCATACAGCTTAGTATTTGTGATTCTTTACCAGGCAGGTTATATATATTTTATGAGGCACGAAAAGGTGCGGGTAACCTTTACTGGATTTGTAGACATTGTAAAAATCATAATCCCTTCGTTTGTGTTCTTTTCTATATTTGGGTATTTCTTTTTGGATCACCCAAGTAACTTTGAGTATTTACTAATTCTCATTAGTGATATTGAAACAACCTTGTTGGTTATCCTTGCCTTATTTCGCACCAAAACTTCATGGAGTTTCTATTCTTTTGCAATTGGAGCCGCCTTGTTAGGGATTACAAACATTTTGTATTTGTTACTTCACATAAACTACCTCTCAGAAACAAAAATAGATTTAATGATTTGCTGTTATTGGTTCAGCCACTTTTTCCTACTACATTCGATATTAAAAAGTGTTAACATGCAAGAATTGACGGCTGAAAGAAGATGAAGATTTCTCTTAGAGATATAGTTATTTTAGTCCTTTTGGTATGCATTGACTTCTACACCTTTTATTACTGTGAATCTTACATAAACTTACTTTTTAAGCCCTTATTTGCAGGATTTTTAGTTTGGAAGTTGTATCAACATTCTGCTAAACCTATTGGTAGAAAAAATAAACTGGTTATAATTTCCCTTGCAGTTATGCTGTTTGGAGAGTTTCTCTTTCTGTTCAGAGAAAACCAAATGATAAGTGTCATTATAATGCTAATCTATTTGATCGAGCATCAAATGTATATTTCTATTTTCAGAGAAGAAAACGCAAGACTTACCAATTTATTTAACAAGAAAAACTTCCTTATTTCCTTACCTCTTATACTTACGTGCTTTTTCTATTTCGGTTCTCTAATGATGCCGAACATCCCAGACAACTTTTTGTTATTGGGTATTATTTATTGTGTACAACTTAGTTTGCTTGCTGGCTTAGCCGTAGCTAGAGAAACTACTAAAGTAAGTTATAAACTGGTAATAATTTCAATGATCTTGTTAATCCTAAGTGATTCTGCAACCTCCTATACACTATTTGTTGAGGCATTTTACTCTGACTACGCTGTTATTAGAGGTTTATTCCTCCTTTCAAAAGTTCTATTTGTATTAGGAATGTGTTACTCTAGTGATTTCACTAATCATTTGGATAAGGAATATACATAAACCCTGCAAACTCTCCCTCAATTACGAATAAGCAACAATACTCTTCAGGATCTTTGTAGTTCTCTCTAAAAAACTTTTCTGACTCCTCCCCAACAAGCTCTCTTGCAACAAATTCTTCTATTGCAGATACACTAAAATGAAATCCTGTATTAAAATCAGAAGCAAGGAGGTAAGGTACACCAAGTGCAACATCTGTTTTGCTTAATACAAAGATTGGAAAATCACTCTCTTTCTTACTTCGTATTTGATAGGAAGCTTCTTTAAGGTGATCACAAACAATGACAAAGTCTTCTGTAACTCTTCCAAGTAGTTTTTTGTCCAATTCTGGAGAATTGGCATCATCCATTAAATAATTTTCGTTCGAATTATTAATCATATTTTTAAAATCTCGCAGCCAACAAAAGTCCTAGCTCTCTATATCGAAGATTGTACTTTTTTGAAATATACATATTGGTAACATTACCTTTGTAGGCATATACTCCCTTCATAAACCACTGATTTGATAAAATCATTTCTTCTACCCCACCTAAATTTCCGATTTTTATAATTGTGGGTGTAAAAATATTGCTCAAGGCTGTACTTGCAGTATGAGCAACACGTGAAGCAATATTAGGAACGCAATAATGAATCACCCCATGCCTTACAAAAACAGGTTTATCCAAAGATGTCATCCTAGATGTTTCAATACAACCACCATGATCTATCGCAACATCAATAATTACCGAGCCTTCTTTCATTTTTTGCACCATTGTATCATCCACAACCATGGGAGAAAGGCCCTTTTCAGCTCGCATGGACCCAATAACCACATCAGCCTCACATAATGCTTTTGATAAAGAGACTGAATCAATAATAGAAGTATAAATACCATGCCCTACGGCGTACTTAAGCCTTTGTAACCTATATAAGTGTGTGTCAAAAACTTTTACTTCGGCTCCTAGACCTAGAGCAGTTCTTGCCGCATATTCCGCTACCGTTCCAGCTCCAATGATTACAACTGAGGTGGGTGGCACGCCAGTAATTCCTCCCAAGAGCATTCCCCTTCCACTTCTTTCAGTAGATAAATATTCTGAGGCAATCAATACAGAAGAGCTACCAGCTATCTCACTCATTGCTCTTACTATAGGTAAATCTCCAGCTTTATCTTCTAAGAATTCGAACCCAATACATGTAATTCTTTTTTTCAGCAAAATATCAAAATACTCCTTCTCAAGACTGGGAAGATTTAATGTTGAGATTAAGGTTTGACCCATTTGAAGTAAGTCAAGTTCTTCTGCTACCAATGGCTCTATTTTGAGAATAATATCAGCTTTAAAAACCTCTTGGCTGCTGTGAACGATTTCGGCACCTGCCTCGCTATACTGATTGTCTGTAAAATTAGCAGCTTGACCTGCACCCGATTCTATTTTGATTTTATGTCCATTTTTTGTGAGGATGGAAACAGCATCTGGCGTAAGTGCAACCCTATTCTCCTGATAGGACACTTCCTTTGGAATTCCAA
This portion of the Spirosomataceae bacterium TFI 002 genome encodes:
- a CDS encoding Outer membrane receptor proteins, mostly Fe transport, producing the protein MRIIYFFILVALSFNVVGQRPAGAAGGGNTEVGNSKISGVIIDSVSTSVVEFAAVGLWSNGKAVDGTLTDDKGSFKFEGLKSGTYKLVLSFVGYKAKNVEGIVLKSNDQSLNLGKINLAGDNISLDEVTVTGQASLVEDKIDRLVYNADKDITNTGGTAEEVLRKVPMLSVDLDGNVEMRGSSNIRVLINNKPSSIFASSIGDALKQIPADQIKSVEVITSPGAKYDGEGTAGIVNILLKKNTFAGVTGNVSGGVGLLGSSINGSLNLRDVKWGLTLNGSGRYSYNFLVESENLRESYIDQVPTYLTQTSSNKGVWGRGRYSLAFDYDFDKKTSLTISLANGNRVNGGNGDLITTLLDANRATIYSNTRLIDQVSNGNSYDLDATFFKKYENPLKELSVAAQLSRSSRVNNYTAIQNNFPSDSSLNEGIDQEITLQLDYVHPIGEKSKWEMGAKGILRKATSEGDFYLYNTETGKYALSDLRSNFLDYDQDVIAAYNSFTLSLPKKWGLQIGLRYEQTIIRADFKDVPNADIPNYDNFLPSATLSKRFEKGSSIKLSYNQRIQRPSIRYLNPFIDYSNQNDISYGAPTLRPELVDQIELGYSTFFGRNSINFSLYNRYTDNSIERIRNVVRVNGIDITETTYGNIGINQRVGSNLSFNLMPTQKFRIGGGVNASYVYMDTRTISNDGMNYSFNLNTSYSFPKDWTAALFGFASLPSVELQGTRGGFYFHSFSVKKEINDKKGSFGLGIENPFAKSINIKSQFEDLSNPASYFIQSDIRRIYRRSIRLDFSYKFGKMDATKQRLFSRKKGVDNNDQLSGDDGNMM
- a CDS encoding alanine dehydrogenase, whose amino-acid sequence is MSPATSIATKSLLFTQEKSALAKNKSQDLFIGIPKEVSYQENRVALTPDAVSILTKNGHKIKIESGAGQAANFTDNQYSEAGAEIVHSSQEVFKADIILKIEPLVAEELDLLQMGQTLISTLNLPSLEKEYFDILLKKRITCIGFEFLEDKAGDLPIVRAMSEIAGSSSVLIASEYLSTERSGRGMLLGGITGVPPTSVVIIGAGTVAEYAARTALGLGAEVKVFDTHLYRLQRLKYAVGHGIYTSIIDSVSLSKALCEADVVIGSMRAEKGLSPMVVDDTMVQKMKEGSVIIDVAIDHGGCIETSRMTSLDKPVFVRHGVIHYCVPNIASRVAHTASTALSNIFTPTIIKIGNLGGVEEMILSNQWFMKGVYAYKGNVTNMYISKKYNLRYRELGLLLAARF
- a CDS encoding YhhN-like protein encodes the protein MKISLRDIVILVLLVCIDFYTFYYCESYINLLFKPLFAGFLVWKLYQHSAKPIGRKNKLVIISLAVMLFGEFLFLFRENQMISVIIMLIYLIEHQMYISIFREENARLTNLFNKKNFLISLPLILTCFFYFGSLMMPNIPDNFLLLGIIYCVQLSLLAGLAVARETTKVSYKLVIISMILLILSDSATSYTLFVEAFYSDYAVIRGLFLLSKVLFVLGMCYSSDFTNHLDKEYT
- a CDS encoding bacterial peptide chain release factor 3 (bRF-3) yields the protein MSFEKELKRRRTFAIIAHPDAGKTTLTEKLLLFGGAIQTAGAVKSNKIKKTTTSDFMEIEKQRGISVATSVMTFEYKNLKINILDTPGHKDFAEDTYRTLTAVDSVILVIDCVKGVEEQTERLMEVCRMRDTPVIIFVNKMDREGKDSFDLLDELEQKLNLKVRPITWPVNGGRDFKGVYHLLEQKMNYFAVNKSKVEDQIDTIPLSDPLLDTKIGAKDAETLREDVEMIEGIYEPFEKDSYLNGELAPVFFGSAVSNFGVMELLNTFCDISPQPISRETNTRVVLPTEDKLSGFVFKIHANIDPRHRDRIAFLRICSGIFERGKFYRHVRLKKEIRFSNPYMFLADSKDVVEQAYPGDVIGLYDTGSFKIGDTLSEGEEFYFTGIPSFSPELFREVVNMDPMKSKQLDKGVTQLSEEGVAQLFTIQPGNRKIIGTVGELQFEVIQHRLEHEYGAKCRFEAKPYSKACWLTSPNKEALNEFIRLKSNFIAYDKDENPVFLAETDWILRMNQENNPEISFHTTSDFKVKGTD